TCTTCGCCAAAATGGATGTTAGTGTTGATTTTTCCTGGCAAAATATTTTCCTTGATGTGGACACCGAATGAAAAACTTTAGGAACTCTGTCCCATAACCGAAACTTGATGCGCTTGTTGATTAGCTTTCATGAGCAAGAGGCAATTTTGGTTGAGCTTCTATTTGGTACTCAGATTCAGTAAAAGTTCGCATAGGGTAAGTGAACAACTGTGATCACGTTTTTTAGTCTTCTGGATAGGGATTTATCTGCGTTTAATTCTTTTTTAATATCTGCAAATCTGGGAATCGCTATATTTCAATTCTACTGAAGGCAAAGCCCAATGTTTGAAATAATTTGGCATAACAGGTAGTGAAGAGCCATAAAATTTTACTTCTGACATATACTTTTAGAATACAGGACTATGTTCTAAATCCCAACACTGACCATTATTCCAGATTCGATAAGTACGTTCACAGTCAAATTGGTTATTAATCCACGGAATCGATGTAGGATGGGGCAAGGTGGGTATAGAATAAATTGAAGACCATACAAAGGTTAAGATAGCGAAACTAGAAATCAAGAATATAATTACAAGTCCTAAGAGCAATAAGATATTAACAGGGTTACGCAAAGGAAATACACCTTTTGCGTATCGCCAGCGCCGTTTTGTACGACGTTGCTTACCGACTAATAAAACTATATATAACCTGATTGCAGGAATAGGTAACGAAACACTTATGTCTAAGAAATGACGATTCCAATCATTAGTTTCCCAAACCATTTTGATGGCTTGTAGTTGCTCATGAGTTATGGTTTCTTTCACATCTGGGTAAATTTCATGATAAAGTTGTTAGTTGTTGAAAATTAAATAAGATGCTGTGAAAATGATATTCTGCTAGTAATTTATGAGGATTAAGAAAAGATGTCTTGGTAAACGCATGGCAAAGAAACAATCTTATTTAAGAGTTGTTTAGAGCTTTAATATGAGAGGTTTTGGCTAGCTTGTATTCTATATTGCTAGTGTATATTTCATAAATTATTAGAGTTTATTCCATAAATTTTGTTCCCTGAATATGAACATGAAACATTAGTGAATGTGTATGCTTCATCAAGCGAAACTGTAATTCTTATCTTGCACCACTGGCTTATTGCCGAAATTGCCGCCTCAAAAGGCTCTGATTTCCTCAGTTTTGTAGTGCAACTCTAACTTTTTTGAGCAGGTGCAAAATCCTAGGTAAGCAACTCAGATGGAGACAGTAGTTTTTAGATAAATTATACACCTGTTTATAGTCGCTTCTCCATACCGATATTACCCTGCAAGCCACCAGTGTGTACTAGTAACAAGCGATCGCCTTTGGGAAAAATTCCCCCCTTGAGTAAATCCATGACACCAGCAAACATTTTTGCGGTATATACGTAGTCGAGAGGTATACCCTGCTCTTGCTCAAATTCCTGGCTGAATATTAGCAGCTGCTCATTAACCTTGGCATAACCGCCAAAGTGATAATCACAGAACAACTTCCAAGGTGCTGAAGAATAATTTGGTGCAGGTAGCCCAGAATCCAGATAATTCCTCAGCAAATTGCCGATTTCCTGGGCGAGAAATTCCCCCTTTTTCAGCACTGGAAAACCAATCACTCTTTGCCCTTGATGGAGCGAAAGTGCAATACCAGCTAGTGTCGTACCTGTGCCACAAGCCAAGCAGATGGTATCAAATGCGCCGACATCGCTAACTATTTCTGTACAGCCGCGCACGCCATTTAAGTTGCTACCACCTTCAGGAATAATGAACACGTTACCGAAACGTTGTTTTAAATTTTCCTGTAATTCTCTGGTGTGCTTTTGTCGGTAAGTCTCACGATTCAGGTAGACAAGCTGCATACCTTGCTGAACAGCAAAATTTAGCGTCGGGTTGAGTGGTAATCTTTCCTCTCCACGAATCACTCCAATGGTGCGGAAACCGAAAAGATTACCTGCGGCGGCTGTAGCAAAGATATGGTTAGAATAAGCACCCCCAAAGGTCAGCAAAGTTGTCAAATTTTGCTGCTTGGCTTCCAAGAGGTTGTATTTCAACTTGTACCATTTATTACCGTTAACCAATGGGTGCATAGAATCGAGGCGTAGCACGGATAATTCCACACCAGCGCGGCGGGTAATCTCGTTGTCTATGGGCTGGGTAAAAGGCGGAAGGAAGGGTGATGACATAGGGAAAAATTTACGCAGAGGCGCACCAGGCGGGGAGGATGAATATTTTTACTTCATAGCCTTGCTTGATTGTCAGCTAAGAAATAGGCTGAGAATATACAGTCGTTTTCTTTTAGATCAAGTACAGATTCATCTGTGGTTCATGATTATTTGTACTACAATCACTGGCAAACTGCTGTAGATATTTGTCCAATAATCTCAATAGTCTATGGCTAAAGTTTTTGACTGCATAACTGAAGAACTGCAAGGTTTTATTGCTAGCCAACACATTTTTTTTGTTGGTTCTGCACCTCTGAGTGCTACAGGTCACGTTAATCTGTCTCCGAAGGGGTTGGAATCTTTTCGCATCCTTTCGGATCATCAAGTAGCTTACCTGGATCTTACAGGTAGTGGTAACGAAACTTCGGCTCACTTGCAAGAAAATGGGCGAATCACTTTGATGTTTTGTGCCTTTGAGGAACCGCCGCGGATTCTGCGCCTCTATGGTCAGGGATATACAATTTTGCCAAGTCACCCTGACTGGAAGACTTTGTACTCTTTATTTCCGCAAATACCAGGAACTCGTCAAATTATTGTCGCTGATATTGAACGGGTGCAAACTTCTTGTGGTATGGGTGTCCCACTCTATGAATATCAAGGACAGAGACAGTCTTTAGTCAACTGGGCAAGTAAAAAAGGTGAAGAGGGCATCCAAGAATATCAACAGCAAAAGAATATAATTAGCATTGATGGTTTATCAACTCCACTGAATAAACCTTGAAAAAATCTATAAGTTTTTCATGACTATAAACATCTAAAATTAACTGGGATAAATTCATGAATAATTCAATTAAGCTACCCCAAAAATTAATGCTCTTGGGTTCAGGCGAACTCGGCAAGGAATTTGTAATAGCAGCTCAACGTCTGGGTAATTATGTCATTGCTGTTGACCGCTACGCTAATGCTCCTGCTATGCAGGTGGCTGATTGTTCTGAAGTGATTTCTATGCTGAGTGCTGATGAATTAGAAGCTGTTGTCCAAAAACACCAGCCTGATTTTATCATCCCAGAAATTGAAGCGATTAGAACAGAAAAGTTACTGGAGTTTGAACAACGCGGGATTACAGTTATCCCCACTGCGGCTGCAACTAACTATACAATGAATCGCGATAGAATCAGGGAATTAGCACATCAAGAATTAGGAATTAGAACTGCTAAATATGGTTATGCTTCTAGTTTAGAGGAATTGATTGCTGTTTCTGAGCAAATTGGTTTTCCCAATGTTGTGAAACCTGTGATGTCTTCTTCTGGCAAGGGTCAATCTGTTGTCCCAGTCCAGGGTAAGGTTGAGGAGGCTTGGAATTATGCGATCGCTAATTCTAGAGGTGATAGTCAAAGGGTAATTGTTGAAGAATTTATTAACTTTGAAATTGAAATAACTTTGCTCACCATTAAGCAGTGGAATGCACCGACAATTTTCTGCTCTCCCATTGGTCATCGTCAAGAAAGAGGCGATTATCAAGAATCTTGGCAACCCGCAGGTATTACTGAAGACAAAACATTAGAAGCTCAAGCAATAGCGACAAAGGTTACCGATGCTTTGGGGGGAGCCGGAATATTTGGTGTAGAGTTTTTCATCACTAAGGATGAAGTGATTTTTTCGGAACTTTCACCCCGACCACACGATACAGGAATGGTAACATTAATCTCGCAAAATCTCAATGAATTTGAATTACATTTACGAGCTATTTTAGGTTTACCAATTCCCCATATAGAACAGTTGGGTGCTTCAGCTAGTGCAGTAATTTTAGCTGCGGAAAAATCTGATGCGGTGGCTTTTACAGGTGTAGCAGAGGCTTTGTCCGTGACTAATGTAGATATCAAACTATTTGGCAAACCTAGCGCCCATCCTTATCGGCGTATGGGGGTGGCTTTGGCTAAGGGTGATCATATTTTGGAGGCGCGGGAGAAGGCTAAAAGGGCTGCTAATCAGGTGAAGATGATTTAATTTTTTTTTACGCAGAGGGGCGCGGAGGGTTTGGATGTATGGGGAATAATTTTGTGACTGTAGCTACTTTTACTAGTTCTCCGGAGGCGAATTTGGCGAAGCAGCGTCTTGAAGCTGAAGGTGTCAGGTGTTTTTTACTGAATGAGTCTACTGTAAATGTGGCATGGCATTTGAGTGTGGCTGTGGGCTGGATTAAATTACAAGTGGCTGAAGAAAATGTAGATTTTGCTAAGTCTATTTTGGTGTCGGAGTTAGATTATCAATCTGTTTCTGATGTAGGAATGGAACAGGATGATGATGATATTGAAATGCCGTCATGGGCAGATAAAACTGCTGATCGAGCTTTGATTACATCTGTGATCAGCCTAATTTTTGTTTTTTTGCCCATGCAAGTTTACTCGCTGTGGCTGCTGCTTTCTCTCTTGATTTCTCGTCAAAATATTAGTCCCAATAGACGCATCAAAGTGATTGTGGCTTTGGTTTTAGATTTACTCAGTTTGTTTATTTTGTGGAATATCCTATTTTGACAGTGTATGTAAAAACAGAAGCAACGTCCAATTTCAAATTGGTTGTGGAACTTTTCACCGGAATTGATAGGTCTTTTTTCCCAAGCCCCGATGACAGCAGTGTTCATGTATTTAAACTAGAACACAGATAAATCCGTACTTCAGCAGACTAGGAAACGCTAGAAGCTGAACTCAGTCTTCAGCATAACTATCAAAAATAGAGTTTACATCCCATGCATACCACTAAAGTAATTGTCTCGTTCACTGCCATTATTGCCTCTAGTCTCATGTCTTGTGCATCTATCACCGAGTCTAAATTATCTCAGTCTTTGCAAACACCCAACTCTAGTAATACTGAAGCTCAACAACCCCAGCCAGAGTTAACACCAGATAGCACATCTATGGTTTCTGACAAAAGTAGCCCCACATCAGAAACTATTTTGAATGAGGTAATTAGCCGTCAGAAAAGTTTGGAGGTTTGCAATTTTAATTTTGATGCAGAGGCAGCACGGGAATTTTCACAAGTCTATACTAATGACAAGGGTCAGCACTTAGTACAACTCCTTTGTGTTCAAGCTGCTTATCAGAATGCATTCACTTTTCTGCAAGTAGATACCACCCAGCCCGAACTTAAAATTAAGCCTCTAGAAATAGAAGTTGTGGGATTTCCGCAATTTGACCCCAAGACAAAGATTTTGTCTAACGCTTATAAATTTACTGGCGCAGGTATTTGTATCCAAGAAACTCAACACTATTGGAATGGTGACGGACTCAGGTTAGTTAGTTCTCAGCTAATCGAGCAAGGCCCTAATGGTTGTCAAGAAGCAGGCGGGCGATCGCCTTCAGCCGAGCAGCTCATCACTACAAAGAACGTCGGTGCTGCTAAACTGGGCATGAGTTTGGGAGAACTTAAACAAGTTTTAGGTGAGGGTGCAACATTTGCACCAACTCCTCTGGGGGTTGATGCAGGGGAAGGAATTAAGGTGACTCAGGATGGAAACTTGCAGTACCTGTTGGGTTTCGGAGAAGGAAAACAGCCCATCACAAATAACTCTCAAATTACCATGATTACGGTTGCGAACCCCAATTACACAACTACTGCTGGGGTAGGGCCAGGAACTCCACTTAAAGAAGCTATTGCAGCCTACGGACAGGCGACTTTATCCTACAACTTGAATAATGAAACACGAGAGTATATTAAATTTGAGCGGGGACTGGGTGCAGATAAAGGGGTATTGATCAGATCGAATCAGTGGACAATAACAGACTTTGCTGGAATCTATTCTGATCCCCAAAGTGAATTCAACGAAACCCAAAAGTACCAAGATCATGCAGCTATTGGTTCCATTACCATTAGACAATAAAAATTGGCAATTTAGCCCAGATAAGGGTATTGCGGCGGTTTGGTTTTCAACAATTCTGCCCAGTATTGTATGGCATTATGTTTGGTGGTTTCTGTGTCGCGGGCTTTGTGAACTCTGCCGATTTCCATCAAAAAATATGTCAGTTTAATAGCAGTAAGTAAGTTAATCAAACCCACCGCTTTAAAATTTTGTAAAAATAAGTGCATGATAATTTTTAGTTTTTGTCTGTGGCGAAAGTGCATCCACCATTTCATTTGATGTATGGCAATACTTGTTTGATAACCTAAGATAGTTTCTGCTTCAATCAATTTATCTTTAGCTTGATCATAGAACTGCATTTCTTGGTCAAAATCACCTGATTTTTCAGCTAAATCAGCATGATCAGCTAATTGATAAGCTTGCGTAATTAAACTGCCTGCCGTTTCTGCTTGCTGTTGAGTATAACCAAGTTTTCTATATATAGTAGCGGCGGCTG
The Nodularia sp. LEGE 06071 genome window above contains:
- a CDS encoding pyridoxamine 5'-phosphate oxidase family protein, with protein sequence MAKVFDCITEELQGFIASQHIFFVGSAPLSATGHVNLSPKGLESFRILSDHQVAYLDLTGSGNETSAHLQENGRITLMFCAFEEPPRILRLYGQGYTILPSHPDWKTLYSLFPQIPGTRQIIVADIERVQTSCGMGVPLYEYQGQRQSLVNWASKKGEEGIQEYQQQKNIISIDGLSTPLNKP
- a CDS encoding 1-aminocyclopropane-1-carboxylate deaminase/D-cysteine desulfhydrase, with translation MSSPFLPPFTQPIDNEITRRAGVELSVLRLDSMHPLVNGNKWYKLKYNLLEAKQQNLTTLLTFGGAYSNHIFATAAAGNLFGFRTIGVIRGEERLPLNPTLNFAVQQGMQLVYLNRETYRQKHTRELQENLKQRFGNVFIIPEGGSNLNGVRGCTEIVSDVGAFDTICLACGTGTTLAGIALSLHQGQRVIGFPVLKKGEFLAQEIGNLLRNYLDSGLPAPNYSSAPWKLFCDYHFGGYAKVNEQLLIFSQEFEQEQGIPLDYVYTAKMFAGVMDLLKGGIFPKGDRLLLVHTGGLQGNIGMEKRL
- a CDS encoding putative signal transducing protein, which codes for MTVATFTSSPEANLAKQRLEAEGVRCFLLNESTVNVAWHLSVAVGWIKLQVAEENVDFAKSILVSELDYQSVSDVGMEQDDDDIEMPSWADKTADRALITSVISLIFVFLPMQVYSLWLLLSLLISRQNISPNRRIKVIVALVLDLLSLFILWNILF
- the purT gene encoding formate-dependent phosphoribosylglycinamide formyltransferase produces the protein MNNSIKLPQKLMLLGSGELGKEFVIAAQRLGNYVIAVDRYANAPAMQVADCSEVISMLSADELEAVVQKHQPDFIIPEIEAIRTEKLLEFEQRGITVIPTAAATNYTMNRDRIRELAHQELGIRTAKYGYASSLEELIAVSEQIGFPNVVKPVMSSSGKGQSVVPVQGKVEEAWNYAIANSRGDSQRVIVEEFINFEIEITLLTIKQWNAPTIFCSPIGHRQERGDYQESWQPAGITEDKTLEAQAIATKVTDALGGAGIFGVEFFITKDEVIFSELSPRPHDTGMVTLISQNLNEFELHLRAILGLPIPHIEQLGASASAVILAAEKSDAVAFTGVAEALSVTNVDIKLFGKPSAHPYRRMGVALAKGDHILEAREKAKRAANQVKMI
- a CDS encoding DUF1176 domain-containing protein, coding for MHTTKVIVSFTAIIASSLMSCASITESKLSQSLQTPNSSNTEAQQPQPELTPDSTSMVSDKSSPTSETILNEVISRQKSLEVCNFNFDAEAAREFSQVYTNDKGQHLVQLLCVQAAYQNAFTFLQVDTTQPELKIKPLEIEVVGFPQFDPKTKILSNAYKFTGAGICIQETQHYWNGDGLRLVSSQLIEQGPNGCQEAGGRSPSAEQLITTKNVGAAKLGMSLGELKQVLGEGATFAPTPLGVDAGEGIKVTQDGNLQYLLGFGEGKQPITNNSQITMITVANPNYTTTAGVGPGTPLKEAIAAYGQATLSYNLNNETREYIKFERGLGADKGVLIRSNQWTITDFAGIYSDPQSEFNETQKYQDHAAIGSITIRQ